Proteins from a genomic interval of Banduia mediterranea:
- a CDS encoding polyprenyl synthetase family protein, which produces MELKAILSPIADDLRCVDDLIRQRLTSEVALINEMGNYIVNAGGKRMRPALLVLTARAFGCQTAEPHLLAAVIEFIHTSTLLHDDVVDESVLRRGRETANAVWGNSGAVLSGDFLYSRSFQMMVETGRMEVMQVLADATNAIAEGEVLQLLNIGDPDVEEARYLRVIELKTARLFQAAAELGAICADQPPAVRKQAAEFGHWLGMAFQMVDDLLDYTAPPEISGKNIGTDLAEGKPTLPLIHAMRHGTEAQSGMIREAIRNGQLERLAEVLKVVESTRAIHYTAALAASHADKAHAAVTGIPDSPYKETMLALTRFAIERDR; this is translated from the coding sequence ATGGAACTCAAAGCGATACTCTCGCCGATCGCGGATGACCTTCGCTGCGTCGATGATCTGATCCGTCAAAGACTCACGTCAGAAGTGGCGTTGATCAATGAAATGGGCAACTACATCGTCAACGCGGGCGGCAAGCGCATGCGCCCGGCGCTGCTGGTACTGACAGCGCGAGCCTTTGGCTGCCAGACGGCCGAACCTCACCTGCTGGCGGCGGTGATCGAATTCATTCATACCTCGACGCTGCTGCATGACGATGTCGTCGACGAATCGGTGCTGCGCCGAGGCCGGGAGACCGCCAACGCGGTCTGGGGCAACTCCGGCGCCGTGCTGTCCGGTGATTTCCTGTACAGCCGCAGTTTTCAGATGATGGTCGAAACCGGTCGCATGGAAGTCATGCAGGTTCTGGCCGACGCGACCAACGCGATCGCCGAGGGCGAGGTTCTGCAGTTGCTGAACATTGGCGACCCCGATGTCGAGGAGGCCCGCTATCTGCGCGTGATCGAACTCAAGACCGCCCGTCTGTTTCAGGCCGCGGCCGAACTGGGGGCGATCTGCGCTGACCAGCCGCCTGCGGTGCGAAAACAGGCCGCCGAGTTCGGCCACTGGCTGGGCATGGCGTTCCAGATGGTCGACGATCTGCTCGACTACACGGCTCCGCCCGAGATCAGCGGCAAGAATATCGGCACCGACCTGGCGGAAGGCAAGCCCACCCTACCCTTGATTCATGCAATGCGGCACGGCACCGAAGCACAGTCCGGCATGATTCGCGAAGCCATTCGCAACGGACAGCTCGAACGACTCGCCGAGGTGCTCAAGGTCGTTGAATCCACACGGGCGATCCACTACACTGCCGCGCTCGCTGCCAGCCATGCCGACAAGGCGCACGCGGCGGTGACCGGAATTCCCGATTCTCCCTACAAGGAGACGATGCTGGCGCTGACGCGCTTCGCGATCGAGCGGGATCGCTGA
- the rplU gene encoding 50S ribosomal protein L21, whose amino-acid sequence MYAVIKTGGKQYKVASGEKLRVELLTAEVGSTISFDEVLMVGEGGSAKVGAPHVADAEVKAEVLSHGRGDKVRIVKHRRRKHYHKEQGHRQHFTEVKITEIVGA is encoded by the coding sequence ATGTACGCCGTGATCAAGACCGGTGGCAAACAGTATAAGGTCGCCTCTGGCGAGAAACTTCGTGTGGAACTGTTGACCGCCGAGGTGGGCAGCACGATTTCCTTCGACGAAGTGCTCATGGTGGGTGAAGGTGGATCCGCCAAGGTCGGCGCTCCGCATGTGGCGGACGCGGAGGTCAAGGCCGAGGTCCTGTCCCATGGCCGTGGCGACAAGGTGCGCATCGTCAAGCACCGCCGCCGCAAGCACTATCACAAGGAACAGGGTCACCGTCAGCACTTCACCGAAGTGAAGATCACGGAGATCGTCGGCGCCTGA